Proteins co-encoded in one Pseudochaenichthys georgianus chromosome 22, fPseGeo1.2, whole genome shotgun sequence genomic window:
- the spint1a gene encoding kunitz-type protease inhibitor 1a isoform X1: MNSLPKGHLAGCALLLLVFLLDSTFGQAGEQCLAQFKRGKEDFVLDGDESVKDGATFISSPQLTRYRDCVSACCKEPECNVAFMERGSEEGLINSCFLFNCVYKKKYACRFVRKQGYSSYILDSVYDSYLERDVPTNTADQPPTANGGQDLVVQPQDTVTLNGVESKDDQGIVTYQWQMLTPYPNAVIEKTNFDDQIMVSNLTSGVYKFQLTVTDAIGQSDSTKVTVLVLTPEQSEHHCMAPKKIGPCRGLFPRWHYNGASEQCEAFNFGGCKENHNNYLSKDECMIACGSSEKGGKSGRLLPIPPTQGERCGDGPCAAEEFTCENGCCLDRALECDSTPQCSDNSDEKHCAEYDKNFRILLEIQVNEQKVRCTDLPDTGNCRDSLTKWYYNPLHKDCFRFNYGGCPGNDNRFDSKETCARVCHGVTEKDIFARKDGFERRISEGQTGIIAIAALLGVAIFVLLCVLLYCLCRGKKKTVQHHRVPVNTVPVSLEDRERLVYNSTTKPI; this comes from the exons ATGAATTCCCTCCCTAAAGGACACCTGGCAGGGTGTGCGCTCCTGTTGCTGGTGTTTCTCCTGGACTCCACTTTTGGCCAGGCCGGCGAGCAATGTCTAGCCCAATTCAAGAGGGGCAAGGAGGATTTTGTCCTCGATGGCGACGAGTCTGTGAAAGACGGAGCCACGTTCATTTCGTCGCCCCAATTAACTCGATACAGGGACTGCGTGAGCGCGTGCTGCAAAGAGCCGGAGTGCAATGTCGCCTTCATGGAGAGAGGATCCGAGGAAGGCTTGATCAATTCCTGCTTTCTCTTTAACTGTGTGTACAAGAAGAAATACGCCTGCCGCTTTGTCAGGAAGCAAGGATACAGCAGTTACATCCTGGACTCCGTTTATGATAGCTACCTGGAACGGGATGTCCCCACCA ATACTGCCGATCAGCCACCGACGGCCAACGGAGGTCAGGACCTGGTGGTCCAGCCTCAGGATACCGTGACACTGAATGGCGTAGAGAGCAAAGACGACCAGGGGATTGTGACCTACCAGTGGCAAATGCTCACCCCATATCCTAATGCTGTCATTGAG AAAACCAACTTTGACGACCAGATTATGGTGTCCAACCTGACATCTGGGGTGTACAAGTTCCAGCTGACCGTCACAGACGCGATCGGCCAATCAGACTCCACCAAGGTCACCGTCCTGGTCCTCACTCCAGAGCAGTCTGAGC ACCACTGCATGGCTCCAAAGAAGATAGGGCCGTGTCGTGGGCTCTTCCCTCGCTGGCATTACAACGGTGCCTCAGAACAGTGTGAGGCGTTCAACTTTGGGGGCTGCAAGGAAAATCATAACAACTATCTCTCCAAGGATGAGTGCATGATCGCCTGCGGAAGCTCAG aAAAAGGTGGTAAATCTGGTAGACTTTTGCCAATTCCCCCAACTCAAG GAGAAAGATGTGGTGATGGTCCGTGTGCAGCAGAGGAGTTCACGTGTGAAAACGGCTGCTGTTTGGATCGGGCTCTGGAGTGTGACTCAACCCCACAATGTTCCGACAACTCGGATGAGAAACACTGCGCAGAAT ACGACAAAAACTTTCGGATTCTGTTGGAGATCCAAGTGAATGAACAAAaag TGCGCTGCACAGATCTCCCTGACACAGGGAACTGCAGGGACAGTCTCACCAAGTGGTACTACAACCCCCTCCACAAGGACTGCTTCCGCTTCAACTACGGAGGCTGCCCAGGGAATGACAACAGATTTGACTCTAAGGAGACCTGTGCGAGAGTTTGCCATGGAGTAACAG AGAAGGACATTTTTGCAAGAAAGGATGGATTTGAAAGGAGGATTTCTGAAGGCCAAACGG GTATTATAGCGATAGCTGCCCTGCTGGGTGTAGCGATCTTTGTTCTTCTATGCGTCCTGCTGTACTGCCTCTGTAGAGGAAAGAAGAAGACGGTACAGCACCACCGGGTGCCCGTCAACACCGTCCCGGTCAGCTTGGAGGACAGGGAGCGTCTCGTCTACAACAGCACCACCAAGCCCATCTGA
- the spint1a gene encoding kunitz-type protease inhibitor 1a isoform X3, whose amino-acid sequence MNSLPKGHLAGCALLLLVFLLDSTFGQAGEQCLAQFKRGKEDFVLDGDESVKDGATFISSPQLTRYRDCVSACCKEPECNVAFMERGSEEGLINSCFLFNCVYKKKYACRFVRKQGYSSYILDSVYDSYLERDVPTNTADQPPTANGGQDLVVQPQDTVTLNGVESKDDQGIVTYQWQMLTPYPNAVIEKTNFDDQIMVSNLTSGVYKFQLTVTDAIGQSDSTKVTVLVLTPEQSEHHCMAPKKIGPCRGLFPRWHYNGASEQCEAFNFGGCKENHNNYLSKDECMIACGSSEKGGKSGRLLPIPPTQGERCGDGPCAAEEFTCENGCCLDRALECDSTPQCSDNSDEKHCAELRCTDLPDTGNCRDSLTKWYYNPLHKDCFRFNYGGCPGNDNRFDSKETCARVCHGVTEKDIFARKDGFERRISEGQTGIIAIAALLGVAIFVLLCVLLYCLCRGKKKTVQHHRVPVNTVPVSLEDRERLVYNSTTKPI is encoded by the exons ATGAATTCCCTCCCTAAAGGACACCTGGCAGGGTGTGCGCTCCTGTTGCTGGTGTTTCTCCTGGACTCCACTTTTGGCCAGGCCGGCGAGCAATGTCTAGCCCAATTCAAGAGGGGCAAGGAGGATTTTGTCCTCGATGGCGACGAGTCTGTGAAAGACGGAGCCACGTTCATTTCGTCGCCCCAATTAACTCGATACAGGGACTGCGTGAGCGCGTGCTGCAAAGAGCCGGAGTGCAATGTCGCCTTCATGGAGAGAGGATCCGAGGAAGGCTTGATCAATTCCTGCTTTCTCTTTAACTGTGTGTACAAGAAGAAATACGCCTGCCGCTTTGTCAGGAAGCAAGGATACAGCAGTTACATCCTGGACTCCGTTTATGATAGCTACCTGGAACGGGATGTCCCCACCA ATACTGCCGATCAGCCACCGACGGCCAACGGAGGTCAGGACCTGGTGGTCCAGCCTCAGGATACCGTGACACTGAATGGCGTAGAGAGCAAAGACGACCAGGGGATTGTGACCTACCAGTGGCAAATGCTCACCCCATATCCTAATGCTGTCATTGAG AAAACCAACTTTGACGACCAGATTATGGTGTCCAACCTGACATCTGGGGTGTACAAGTTCCAGCTGACCGTCACAGACGCGATCGGCCAATCAGACTCCACCAAGGTCACCGTCCTGGTCCTCACTCCAGAGCAGTCTGAGC ACCACTGCATGGCTCCAAAGAAGATAGGGCCGTGTCGTGGGCTCTTCCCTCGCTGGCATTACAACGGTGCCTCAGAACAGTGTGAGGCGTTCAACTTTGGGGGCTGCAAGGAAAATCATAACAACTATCTCTCCAAGGATGAGTGCATGATCGCCTGCGGAAGCTCAG aAAAAGGTGGTAAATCTGGTAGACTTTTGCCAATTCCCCCAACTCAAG GAGAAAGATGTGGTGATGGTCCGTGTGCAGCAGAGGAGTTCACGTGTGAAAACGGCTGCTGTTTGGATCGGGCTCTGGAGTGTGACTCAACCCCACAATGTTCCGACAACTCGGATGAGAAACACTGCGCAGAAT TGCGCTGCACAGATCTCCCTGACACAGGGAACTGCAGGGACAGTCTCACCAAGTGGTACTACAACCCCCTCCACAAGGACTGCTTCCGCTTCAACTACGGAGGCTGCCCAGGGAATGACAACAGATTTGACTCTAAGGAGACCTGTGCGAGAGTTTGCCATGGAGTAACAG AGAAGGACATTTTTGCAAGAAAGGATGGATTTGAAAGGAGGATTTCTGAAGGCCAAACGG GTATTATAGCGATAGCTGCCCTGCTGGGTGTAGCGATCTTTGTTCTTCTATGCGTCCTGCTGTACTGCCTCTGTAGAGGAAAGAAGAAGACGGTACAGCACCACCGGGTGCCCGTCAACACCGTCCCGGTCAGCTTGGAGGACAGGGAGCGTCTCGTCTACAACAGCACCACCAAGCCCATCTGA
- the spint1a gene encoding kunitz-type protease inhibitor 1a isoform X2, whose product MNSLPKGHLAGCALLLLVFLLDSTFGQAGEQCLAQFKRGKEDFVLDGDESVKDGATFISSPQLTRYRDCVSACCKEPECNVAFMERGSEEGLINSCFLFNCVYKKKYACRFVRKQGYSSYILDSVYDSYLERDVPTNTADQPPTANGGQDLVVQPQDTVTLNGVESKDDQGIVTYQWQMLTPYPNAVIEKTNFDDQIMVSNLTSGVYKFQLTVTDAIGQSDSTKVTVLVLTPEQSEHHCMAPKKIGPCRGLFPRWHYNGASEQCEAFNFGGCKENHNNYLSKDECMIACGSSGGKSGRLLPIPPTQGERCGDGPCAAEEFTCENGCCLDRALECDSTPQCSDNSDEKHCAEYDKNFRILLEIQVNEQKVRCTDLPDTGNCRDSLTKWYYNPLHKDCFRFNYGGCPGNDNRFDSKETCARVCHGVTEKDIFARKDGFERRISEGQTGIIAIAALLGVAIFVLLCVLLYCLCRGKKKTVQHHRVPVNTVPVSLEDRERLVYNSTTKPI is encoded by the exons ATGAATTCCCTCCCTAAAGGACACCTGGCAGGGTGTGCGCTCCTGTTGCTGGTGTTTCTCCTGGACTCCACTTTTGGCCAGGCCGGCGAGCAATGTCTAGCCCAATTCAAGAGGGGCAAGGAGGATTTTGTCCTCGATGGCGACGAGTCTGTGAAAGACGGAGCCACGTTCATTTCGTCGCCCCAATTAACTCGATACAGGGACTGCGTGAGCGCGTGCTGCAAAGAGCCGGAGTGCAATGTCGCCTTCATGGAGAGAGGATCCGAGGAAGGCTTGATCAATTCCTGCTTTCTCTTTAACTGTGTGTACAAGAAGAAATACGCCTGCCGCTTTGTCAGGAAGCAAGGATACAGCAGTTACATCCTGGACTCCGTTTATGATAGCTACCTGGAACGGGATGTCCCCACCA ATACTGCCGATCAGCCACCGACGGCCAACGGAGGTCAGGACCTGGTGGTCCAGCCTCAGGATACCGTGACACTGAATGGCGTAGAGAGCAAAGACGACCAGGGGATTGTGACCTACCAGTGGCAAATGCTCACCCCATATCCTAATGCTGTCATTGAG AAAACCAACTTTGACGACCAGATTATGGTGTCCAACCTGACATCTGGGGTGTACAAGTTCCAGCTGACCGTCACAGACGCGATCGGCCAATCAGACTCCACCAAGGTCACCGTCCTGGTCCTCACTCCAGAGCAGTCTGAGC ACCACTGCATGGCTCCAAAGAAGATAGGGCCGTGTCGTGGGCTCTTCCCTCGCTGGCATTACAACGGTGCCTCAGAACAGTGTGAGGCGTTCAACTTTGGGGGCTGCAAGGAAAATCATAACAACTATCTCTCCAAGGATGAGTGCATGATCGCCTGCGGAAGCTCAG GTGGTAAATCTGGTAGACTTTTGCCAATTCCCCCAACTCAAG GAGAAAGATGTGGTGATGGTCCGTGTGCAGCAGAGGAGTTCACGTGTGAAAACGGCTGCTGTTTGGATCGGGCTCTGGAGTGTGACTCAACCCCACAATGTTCCGACAACTCGGATGAGAAACACTGCGCAGAAT ACGACAAAAACTTTCGGATTCTGTTGGAGATCCAAGTGAATGAACAAAaag TGCGCTGCACAGATCTCCCTGACACAGGGAACTGCAGGGACAGTCTCACCAAGTGGTACTACAACCCCCTCCACAAGGACTGCTTCCGCTTCAACTACGGAGGCTGCCCAGGGAATGACAACAGATTTGACTCTAAGGAGACCTGTGCGAGAGTTTGCCATGGAGTAACAG AGAAGGACATTTTTGCAAGAAAGGATGGATTTGAAAGGAGGATTTCTGAAGGCCAAACGG GTATTATAGCGATAGCTGCCCTGCTGGGTGTAGCGATCTTTGTTCTTCTATGCGTCCTGCTGTACTGCCTCTGTAGAGGAAAGAAGAAGACGGTACAGCACCACCGGGTGCCCGTCAACACCGTCCCGGTCAGCTTGGAGGACAGGGAGCGTCTCGTCTACAACAGCACCACCAAGCCCATCTGA